A single region of the Fibrobacter sp. UWH6 genome encodes:
- a CDS encoding diguanylate cyclase yields the protein MVEEKILIVDDSAEVLERTRNLLTHVGYNVTACTSGEEALEYLELNCVDLVLLDINMPSMNGYEVCLRIRQRYALDDLPVIFLTSREDTESVTKGFHSGASDFVSKNAVEDILLARVNVHIRLSRSLRYLRDISLTDDMTGCYNRRHGMNSLRELFSRARRYGTQFSLIYFDLNGLKQVNDRYGHQAGDLMLRSVVNSVKALLRDSDLFFRMGGDEFMILCPETDKKGAFICVERMERAANAITIVDQKVTFAYGIAHSSEDYSEMDDMLHSADVSMYECKKKMKSEK from the coding sequence ATGGTCGAAGAAAAGATTCTCATCGTTGATGATAGTGCGGAAGTTCTTGAGCGTACCCGCAACCTTCTGACTCACGTGGGTTATAATGTTACTGCCTGTACCTCTGGCGAAGAGGCCCTGGAGTATTTGGAATTAAACTGCGTTGACCTGGTTCTTCTTGACATTAACATGCCTAGCATGAACGGGTACGAAGTCTGTCTTCGAATCCGTCAGCGTTATGCCTTGGATGATCTGCCGGTGATTTTCTTGACGAGCCGTGAAGATACCGAAAGCGTGACTAAGGGATTCCATTCAGGTGCGTCTGACTTTGTGAGCAAGAATGCCGTGGAAGACATTCTGTTGGCCCGCGTCAATGTGCATATTCGACTGTCCCGTTCCCTGCGCTACCTGCGCGACATTTCCCTGACGGACGACATGACCGGCTGCTACAACAGACGCCACGGTATGAATTCACTCCGCGAACTTTTCTCTCGCGCACGCCGTTATGGAACGCAGTTCTCCCTGATTTATTTTGACTTGAACGGACTTAAGCAGGTGAATGACCGCTATGGCCACCAGGCTGGCGATTTGATGCTCCGTTCCGTGGTGAATTCCGTCAAGGCTTTGCTCCGCGATTCCGACTTGTTCTTCCGCATGGGCGGTGACGAGTTTATGATCCTCTGCCCCGAAACCGATAAGAAGGGGGCCTTCATTTGTGTCGAACGTATGGAAAGGGCTGCAAACGCAATTACCATCGTCGATCAGAAGGTGACTTTCGCTTATGGTATCGCACACTCTTCTGAAGACTACTCCGAAATGGACGACATGCTTCACAGTGCAGATGTATCTATGTACGAATGCAAGAAGAAGATGAAAAGCGAAAAATAG
- a CDS encoding bifunctional 4-hydroxy-2-oxoglutarate aldolase/2-dehydro-3-deoxy-phosphogluconate aldolase, with product MELLEFLKDMPVIGILRDIPRGSEELCAQTAAKCGLKAIEVTMNTDNAAEIITALKAACKPYGITVGAGTVRHDSDLEKAMHAGANFIVTPNTRSNIIRTAAGSKTPIIPGALTPTEVQKAYDLGATAVKIFPVDCVGGPKYIKALRGPFRDIPLLACSGVNAENAGEYIKAGANLLAFGGSIFSAKLMKEGNWEEIGKRLTELLDAVRAALK from the coding sequence ATGGAACTACTTGAATTTTTGAAAGACATGCCGGTCATCGGCATCCTTCGCGATATCCCCCGGGGATCCGAAGAACTCTGTGCACAGACTGCGGCCAAGTGCGGTCTTAAGGCTATTGAAGTCACCATGAACACCGACAATGCCGCAGAAATCATTACGGCACTGAAGGCCGCCTGCAAGCCCTACGGCATTACCGTCGGCGCAGGCACCGTGCGCCATGATAGCGACCTGGAAAAGGCCATGCACGCAGGCGCCAACTTCATCGTAACCCCAAATACCCGTAGCAACATCATCCGCACGGCGGCAGGCTCCAAGACCCCGATTATCCCCGGAGCACTGACCCCCACCGAAGTGCAGAAGGCCTACGACCTGGGCGCAACGGCCGTCAAGATTTTCCCGGTAGATTGCGTTGGCGGTCCCAAGTACATCAAGGCTTTGCGCGGTCCCTTCCGCGACATACCCCTGCTGGCCTGTAGCGGCGTGAACGCCGAAAATGCCGGTGAATACATCAAGGCAGGCGCCAACCTGCTGGCATTCGGCGGAAGCATCTTCAGCGCCAAGCTGATGAAAGAAGGTAACTGGGAAGAAATCGGCAAGCGCCTGACAGAATTGCTGGACGCTGTACGCGCAGCCCTTAAGTGA
- a CDS encoding glycoside hydrolase family 9 protein: MRHPKKKTLIAASAIAALSATAFAATTPYDLIRPTWPLTWDAKALDNFEPNAKKDNVLPEEKTPANFKAGALMPDTLDQAYLDVINTTISPIRVNQAGYLKSDTERQFYFIGTAKEFEVVDENGKSLSKKITGTLTKTSEETTSSWLIVAGTDATISDYKRYSVEFNGPSGSILVGNIPQSVPTDKRLRIKVGDEISSTFIVSEDVYTMVKDAAIKFFGIQRSGNSDSWFHGPSHVKDGAGKVVLDEKVVSGVTTNEGDLQGGWYDCGDYLKESQTQAYAFANLAVAAASNPSKDVDHYAYNHGEFVKTDNVPDVLREAKHGADFFLRSFKAANGVVDNMAVSVGNFGSDHGLWVRPELQDYIVISMRGGPADRDVRLGELGSNISGQIAAGLAILSKDYAKYDKDFADSCLMVAEKMYDFAKNLALGNDSYDKGKKFVYNTMAAGWSTPAYNGNNEYHDDLALAAIALHYATYEKSGKMDYLNDAVEDTEIGTDQMSRSFAFNGGWMAHGRNGMLKSSRNTSWANVNTLTLYAFYKLLLKDSKTATKYGISDEKRLGYAEKVASTMAINLQNLSNSGTSSIELPVSQLSSESGAISYDGAWYSMQTDQSWIYNRYQAGNIFEVLALADIAKDLEKVKLPTLGTLNWNSEKLHQLGINQLNYMLGVNPWDVSFIYGVGDKNDNHPHHRISNPEGRNARGSVAYKYVRPVGGLFGGIIPGAENSISPSALSWEDYHLSETCLDGSAALVSALTIVSNGGDDYFEKKCDNCNKNPDIFQADNIHVGAYHYEFNELDYLTISFSNSTLKRMDSVVTYVYFDATEDDVENCNVLFNLSICQAYDQGGFNKPCSNEDEIRKELRKNNPQKIGDTYDKKSKTYTWALPIVLDSLGIGRYVRLDLSVTSGTKVSGACEYALEPAKVDFTKGWSFKSHTASNSMPAYEGISDKDKDYIEVQEAPDAPYIVLRSQGKLIWGYGPADETSDRVGVRKIAAPAANAKMIVNGRGLYVVAPAQGTKTLKVFDMLGNQLMAQTFEGTSAQVSLAKLPHRSAMVARLMSGEKVLATKAFKLK; encoded by the coding sequence ATGCGTCACCCCAAAAAGAAAACCCTGATAGCCGCTTCCGCCATTGCAGCACTTTCTGCAACCGCCTTTGCAGCTACCACCCCCTATGACCTGATTCGCCCCACCTGGCCCCTGACCTGGGACGCCAAGGCTCTCGACAATTTCGAGCCGAATGCAAAAAAGGATAACGTCCTGCCCGAAGAAAAGACCCCGGCAAACTTCAAGGCCGGAGCCCTCATGCCCGACACCCTGGACCAGGCCTATCTTGACGTCATCAACACGACCATCTCTCCCATTCGCGTAAACCAGGCCGGCTACCTGAAGAGCGATACGGAACGTCAGTTCTATTTTATCGGCACCGCCAAGGAATTCGAAGTCGTCGATGAGAACGGCAAGTCCTTAAGCAAGAAAATTACCGGGACCCTCACGAAGACTTCCGAAGAAACCACCTCCAGCTGGCTTATCGTCGCAGGCACTGACGCAACTATTAGCGATTATAAACGCTACTCTGTCGAGTTCAACGGCCCCTCCGGAAGTATCCTCGTCGGAAACATTCCCCAGTCCGTCCCCACCGACAAGCGCCTCCGCATCAAGGTCGGTGACGAGATCTCCAGCACCTTCATCGTAAGCGAAGACGTCTACACCATGGTGAAGGATGCGGCCATTAAATTCTTTGGCATCCAGCGCAGCGGCAATTCCGATTCCTGGTTCCATGGCCCGAGCCACGTCAAGGACGGCGCAGGCAAGGTGGTCCTCGACGAAAAAGTAGTCTCCGGTGTAACAACCAATGAAGGCGACCTGCAGGGTGGCTGGTACGACTGCGGTGACTACCTGAAGGAATCCCAGACCCAGGCTTACGCATTTGCAAATCTTGCCGTCGCCGCGGCCTCCAACCCCTCCAAGGACGTTGACCATTATGCATACAACCACGGGGAATTCGTAAAGACCGACAACGTTCCTGACGTTCTTCGCGAAGCAAAGCACGGTGCGGATTTCTTCCTGAGATCATTCAAGGCTGCCAATGGCGTTGTCGACAACATGGCCGTTTCCGTGGGTAACTTCGGTAGCGATCATGGTTTATGGGTTCGCCCTGAACTTCAGGACTACATCGTCATTTCGATGCGCGGCGGTCCCGCAGATCGCGACGTCCGTCTCGGCGAACTGGGTTCCAATATTTCCGGTCAAATCGCGGCTGGCCTTGCCATCCTGAGCAAGGACTACGCCAAATACGACAAGGACTTCGCCGACTCCTGCCTGATGGTCGCCGAAAAGATGTACGACTTCGCCAAGAACCTGGCACTTGGCAACGACTCCTATGACAAGGGGAAGAAGTTTGTTTACAACACAATGGCCGCAGGATGGAGTACCCCAGCCTACAACGGCAATAATGAATATCACGACGATCTCGCCCTGGCAGCGATCGCCCTCCACTACGCCACTTACGAAAAGTCCGGCAAAATGGATTACCTGAACGACGCCGTCGAAGATACGGAAATCGGGACAGATCAGATGAGCAGAAGCTTCGCCTTCAATGGCGGCTGGATGGCCCATGGTCGAAACGGCATGTTAAAGTCCAGCAGGAACACCAGCTGGGCAAACGTCAACACGCTGACACTCTATGCTTTCTACAAACTGTTGCTGAAGGATTCAAAGACCGCAACCAAGTACGGCATCTCCGATGAAAAACGTCTGGGATATGCAGAAAAGGTGGCAAGCACCATGGCCATCAACCTGCAAAATCTTTCGAACTCCGGCACAAGTAGCATCGAACTTCCTGTCAGCCAACTCTCAAGCGAATCCGGAGCCATCAGCTATGACGGTGCATGGTATAGCATGCAAACGGATCAATCATGGATATATAACCGCTATCAAGCGGGAAATATCTTTGAAGTCCTCGCCCTTGCCGATATCGCCAAGGACCTGGAAAAGGTAAAGCTTCCGACATTGGGCACCTTGAACTGGAACTCCGAAAAACTGCATCAGTTGGGTATCAACCAGCTGAACTACATGCTAGGCGTCAACCCCTGGGACGTTTCCTTCATTTACGGCGTTGGCGACAAGAACGACAACCATCCCCACCACAGAATATCAAACCCCGAAGGACGTAATGCACGAGGTAGCGTCGCATACAAGTACGTACGACCCGTTGGAGGTCTTTTCGGAGGAATCATTCCTGGTGCAGAAAATTCCATTAGTCCTAGCGCATTGAGCTGGGAAGACTATCATCTTTCCGAGACTTGCCTCGATGGATCTGCTGCACTTGTCTCTGCCTTGACAATCGTCAGCAACGGCGGCGACGACTACTTTGAAAAGAAGTGCGACAACTGCAACAAGAATCCCGACATTTTCCAGGCAGACAACATTCACGTCGGTGCATACCATTACGAGTTCAACGAACTGGACTACTTGACCATCAGCTTCAGCAACAGCACCCTGAAGAGAATGGACAGCGTTGTTACATACGTCTACTTCGACGCAACCGAAGATGACGTCGAAAACTGCAACGTACTGTTCAACCTGTCAATCTGCCAGGCCTACGACCAGGGCGGATTCAACAAGCCTTGCAGCAACGAAGACGAGATTCGCAAGGAACTGAGAAAAAACAATCCCCAGAAGATCGGGGATACCTACGACAAGAAATCCAAGACCTACACCTGGGCACTCCCCATTGTTCTGGACTCCTTAGGTATCGGCCGATATGTCCGTCTCGACCTTAGCGTAACCTCCGGTACAAAGGTTAGCGGAGCCTGCGAATACGCTCTTGAGCCCGCAAAGGTAGACTTCACCAAGGGCTGGAGCTTCAAGTCGCATACCGCAAGCAACAGCATGCCCGCCTACGAAGGAATTTCCGACAAGGATAAGGATTACATCGAAGTCCAGGAAGCGCCTGATGCTCCCTACATCGTACTCCGCAGCCAGGGCAAACTCATCTGGGGTTATGGTCCCGCAGACGAAACCAGCGACCGCGTAGGAGTCCGCAAGATTGCCGCTCCTGCCGCAAATGCAAAGATGATCGTCAACGGCCGAGGCCTCTATGTAGTTGCACCTGCACAGGGCACAAAGACCCTGAAGGTCTTCGACATGCTGGGCAACCAGCTCATGGCACAGACCTTCGAAGGGACTTCCGCACAGGTCAGCCTCGCAAAGCTTCCTCATCGTAGCGCCATGGTTGCACGTCTCATGTCCGGCGAGAAGGTTCTTGCCACCAAGGCATTCAAACTGAAGTAA
- a CDS encoding ABC transporter permease — protein MGPITLVKIAVKALFRNRMRTFLSVLGIVIGVAAVIAMVAMGEGSKQSIKEQMTSMGTNAIIVMPNRDRRGGVQTESAVSLEEDDVIEIRNRAQFINGVSPMITANGQAIAGNNNSPTQLSGISSDYLKIRNYEIEDGVMFDDEADRMSKVCVIGQSVIKNLFPDTDPIGKTIRYKSIPLKVIGTLKAKGSGDFGQDQDDVIFTPYQTVMKRFNATTEIRQIYANSIGEGYAEQATEEIMGILKERRSWTKPTDPFRIFTQEEMITMMTNTSDMLSLVLTAIAGISLLVGGIGIMNIMYVSVTERTKEIGLRMAIGARGRDILLQFLIESVMISLLGGLIGIGLGIGASQAVKSILNWPMSVSITSVVVSFGVCFVTGVFFGWYPARKASRLDPIDALRFE, from the coding sequence ATGGGTCCTATAACCCTTGTTAAAATTGCAGTGAAGGCCCTGTTCCGCAACCGCATGCGAACCTTCCTTTCGGTGCTGGGCATCGTCATCGGTGTGGCCGCCGTGATTGCCATGGTAGCCATGGGCGAAGGATCCAAGCAGTCCATCAAGGAACAGATGACCAGCATGGGCACCAACGCCATTATCGTCATGCCTAATCGCGACCGTCGCGGCGGCGTGCAAACGGAATCCGCGGTCTCCCTAGAAGAAGACGACGTTATCGAAATCCGCAACAGGGCACAGTTCATCAATGGCGTATCGCCCATGATTACCGCCAACGGCCAGGCCATTGCAGGAAACAACAACTCCCCCACCCAACTCAGCGGAATTTCCAGCGACTACCTCAAGATCCGCAACTACGAAATCGAGGACGGCGTCATGTTCGACGACGAAGCGGACCGGATGTCCAAAGTCTGCGTCATCGGCCAATCTGTCATCAAGAACCTGTTCCCCGATACAGACCCCATCGGAAAGACCATCCGATACAAGAGCATCCCGCTGAAGGTCATCGGCACATTAAAGGCCAAAGGCAGCGGTGATTTCGGGCAGGACCAGGATGATGTCATCTTCACGCCCTACCAGACGGTAATGAAACGTTTTAACGCCACCACGGAAATCCGCCAGATTTACGCAAACTCCATCGGCGAAGGCTACGCGGAACAGGCCACAGAAGAAATCATGGGTATCCTGAAGGAACGTCGCAGCTGGACAAAGCCCACGGACCCCTTCCGAATTTTCACCCAGGAAGAAATGATTACCATGATGACCAACACGTCCGATATGTTGTCCTTAGTCCTTACGGCAATTGCGGGCATCAGCCTTCTGGTTGGCGGTATCGGCATCATGAACATCATGTACGTTTCCGTTACGGAACGTACCAAGGAAATCGGCCTGCGCATGGCTATTGGCGCACGCGGTCGCGATATACTCTTGCAGTTCCTGATTGAATCCGTCATGATCAGCCTGCTGGGCGGTCTCATCGGAATCGGTCTCGGCATCGGAGCCTCTCAGGCAGTCAAGTCCATACTGAACTGGCCCATGAGCGTTTCCATTACCAGCGTGGTGGTCAGTTTCGGCGTCTGTTTTGTGACTGGAGTATTCTTCGGCTGGTACCCTGCACGAAAGGCAAGCCGCCTGGACCCCATAGATGCTTTAAGGTTCGAGTAA
- a CDS encoding ABC transporter ATP-binding protein: MDNSPILSIQNLRRDFKMGDETVHALRGVSFDIHKGEFVTIMGTSGSGKSTMLNILGCMDKPTAGHYILDGEHTEKLKRDALAKIRNQKLGFVFQSYNLLSRTTALENVELPLLYNSKVSASERRKRAVRALEMVGLSDRMNHLPNQMSGGQQQRVAIARALVNDPVIILADEATGNLDTRTSYEIMSIFQDLHRQGKTIAFVTHEPDIATFSGRTITLRDGLLKKDVINENVADARAALEALPPPEVFDDDSEDRRGEGA; the protein is encoded by the coding sequence ATGGACAACTCCCCTATCCTTTCTATACAGAACTTACGTCGCGACTTCAAGATGGGCGATGAAACTGTACACGCCCTGCGCGGAGTAAGCTTCGACATTCACAAGGGAGAGTTCGTCACCATCATGGGAACCAGCGGATCGGGCAAGTCTACCATGTTGAACATTCTTGGCTGTATGGATAAGCCCACCGCAGGCCACTACATTCTGGACGGGGAGCATACCGAAAAATTGAAGCGGGACGCCCTGGCAAAAATCCGAAACCAGAAGCTGGGTTTTGTCTTTCAGAGTTACAATTTGCTGAGCCGAACTACAGCTCTCGAAAATGTGGAACTGCCCCTCCTGTACAATTCAAAAGTTTCTGCTTCGGAGCGTCGCAAGCGAGCCGTCCGCGCTCTTGAAATGGTAGGGCTTTCCGACCGCATGAATCACCTGCCCAACCAGATGTCCGGCGGTCAGCAGCAGCGAGTGGCCATTGCCCGCGCCCTGGTCAACGATCCGGTCATTATCCTTGCCGACGAAGCCACCGGTAACCTGGACACCCGTACCAGTTACGAAATCATGAGCATCTTCCAGGACTTGCATAGGCAAGGGAAGACTATCGCCTTCGTGACCCACGAACCGGATATCGCCACCTTCAGCGGACGCACCATTACGCTGCGAGATGGCCTTCTAAAAAAAGACGTCATCAACGAGAATGTGGCCGACGCAAGGGCCGCCCTTGAGGCATTGCCCCCGCCGGAAGTTTTTGACGATGATTCAGAAGATCGTCGCGGGGAGGGCGCATAA
- a CDS encoding OmpA family protein: MKRLVSILFVFCAMVVAQPLDGDSDGVPNDIDQCPNTRPGTPVDSLGCPLDSDHDGVYDTRDLCPGTEPGTPVDQTGCPLDTDGDGVPDYLDKCPNSPVGALVNERGCVRDDDGDGVPDQVDKCPNTPYDAIVDSVGCPVSKNSTLDYLRGRIDFQTGSAKLTKASFSALDSLVDILIGAPTIKLEIEGHVDNAGPENINLMLSQERAQSVVDYLVGKGIDARRLKAVGLGSSRPVADNGTLQGRKANRRIEFIVW, from the coding sequence ATGAAAAGACTCGTTTCAATTTTGTTTGTATTTTGCGCCATGGTTGTAGCACAGCCTTTAGATGGCGATAGTGATGGTGTACCCAACGATATTGATCAGTGCCCCAATACAAGGCCGGGCACTCCCGTTGATTCCCTAGGTTGCCCCTTGGATTCTGACCATGACGGTGTTTACGATACCAGGGATCTGTGCCCCGGTACGGAACCGGGAACTCCCGTAGATCAGACTGGCTGCCCCCTGGATACTGATGGGGATGGCGTTCCCGATTATCTGGATAAGTGCCCCAACAGTCCGGTAGGTGCTTTGGTGAATGAACGAGGCTGTGTCCGTGATGATGATGGGGACGGTGTTCCCGACCAGGTGGACAAGTGTCCCAATACTCCCTACGATGCCATTGTAGATTCCGTTGGCTGCCCTGTTTCCAAGAATTCAACTCTGGATTATCTGAGGGGCCGAATTGATTTTCAGACTGGCTCTGCCAAGCTGACCAAGGCAAGTTTTTCTGCCTTGGATTCCCTGGTAGACATCCTGATCGGCGCTCCCACCATTAAACTTGAAATCGAGGGCCACGTGGATAACGCCGGTCCCGAGAACATCAACTTGATGCTGTCTCAGGAACGTGCCCAGTCTGTGGTTGACTACTTGGTTGGCAAGGGGATTGATGCCCGTCGCCTGAAAGCGGTGGGGCTTGGATCTAGCCGTCCTGTTGCCGACAATGGAACCTTGCAGGGCCGCAAGGCGAATCGTCGCATCGAATTTATTGTTTGGTAA
- a CDS encoding GtrA family protein, with protein MLHFIKYNLIGIMNTLITLAVVWVLHQLLDWNLELSNFLGFVAGGCNSYIMNRIWNFKSSNKKSAEITRFLIVFLCAYGLNLLVLEGCVYALDNWGPLASSANLISKFMKPSYFANIVANVVYVLASFTLYKKWVFTKQ; from the coding sequence ATGCTTCACTTTATCAAATACAATCTGATCGGAATCATGAACACTTTGATTACCCTGGCAGTCGTCTGGGTGCTGCATCAGCTGCTGGACTGGAATCTGGAGCTTTCCAACTTCCTGGGTTTTGTGGCCGGGGGCTGCAACAGCTACATCATGAACCGCATCTGGAATTTCAAAAGTTCCAACAAGAAGTCTGCGGAAATTACCCGATTCCTCATTGTATTTTTATGTGCCTACGGCCTGAACCTTCTGGTTCTGGAAGGATGCGTCTACGCCCTTGATAATTGGGGTCCGCTGGCCTCAAGCGCAAACTTGATTTCCAAGTTCATGAAACCCAGCTACTTCGCAAACATTGTTGCAAACGTAGTCTACGTATTGGCCAGTTTCACCCTCTACAAGAAGTGGGTCTTTACCAAACAATAA
- a CDS encoding acetyl-CoA hydrolase/transferase C-terminal domain-containing protein, which yields MSWIESRKCSAAEAAEMIKDGDVLGVSGFTLAGYPKVVPTALAERAERLHANGEPFKITLFSGASTGDSCDGALARADAVSFRMPYQSNPALRKAINGGSIKYIDAHLGKMGYWIRTGALPRPTVAIVEVTCILPDGRVCLSTSGGNSVTYLEMADRVILELNTRFGDACVGIHDVALPDLPPHAKSLAIDAPGDRVGEAFACVNPEKVVAIVEQSRFDEVTPFVEPDEISRNIGERILDFVRFEEKRGRLLKGLAYQSGVGKVANAVLSAMAADDRLSRIDLYTEVIQEAVLPLLKNGKLGIASGTALTLSESTQKEFVANAEEWKKHLVIRQQEVSNSPDVIKRIGVISMNTALEVDIFGNVNSSLVAGSAMMNGIGGSADFARNCLLGFFMTPSVAKNGTISSVVPYVSHVDHPDHDTMIFVTEQGLADLRGLPAEERARLIIKNCAHPNFKEPLADFLEFSLKHAKGVHVPLALSRAFEMHEKFLETGSML from the coding sequence ATGTCATGGATCGAATCTAGAAAGTGCTCTGCGGCGGAAGCTGCCGAAATGATCAAGGATGGGGACGTTCTTGGCGTGTCCGGTTTTACCTTGGCGGGTTACCCTAAGGTGGTGCCGACCGCTCTTGCCGAACGTGCCGAAAGACTCCACGCCAATGGCGAGCCTTTCAAGATTACGCTGTTCTCTGGCGCATCGACCGGCGATAGCTGCGATGGTGCGCTGGCCCGCGCCGATGCGGTCAGTTTCCGCATGCCGTACCAGTCCAATCCGGCGCTGCGCAAGGCGATTAATGGCGGTTCCATCAAGTATATTGACGCACACCTTGGAAAGATGGGCTACTGGATCCGTACCGGTGCGCTGCCCCGCCCCACGGTAGCTATTGTGGAGGTGACCTGTATTCTTCCCGATGGTCGTGTATGCCTTTCTACGTCTGGCGGTAATTCCGTAACGTACCTGGAAATGGCAGACCGTGTTATCCTGGAACTGAATACCCGCTTTGGCGATGCTTGCGTGGGCATTCACGACGTGGCACTTCCGGATTTGCCGCCCCATGCCAAGTCCCTGGCTATCGATGCGCCCGGTGATCGCGTGGGCGAGGCCTTTGCCTGCGTCAATCCCGAGAAGGTGGTGGCCATTGTAGAACAGTCCCGCTTCGACGAAGTGACTCCCTTTGTGGAGCCCGATGAAATTTCCCGCAACATTGGCGAACGCATCCTGGACTTTGTCCGCTTTGAGGAAAAGCGTGGCCGACTCCTGAAGGGGCTTGCTTACCAGAGTGGCGTAGGCAAGGTGGCTAACGCTGTTCTTTCTGCCATGGCGGCGGATGATCGCCTGAGCAGGATTGACCTTTATACCGAAGTGATTCAGGAAGCGGTTCTTCCGCTGCTGAAGAATGGTAAGCTGGGGATTGCTTCCGGAACGGCTCTTACTTTGTCTGAAAGTACCCAGAAGGAATTCGTCGCCAATGCCGAGGAATGGAAAAAGCATCTGGTGATCCGTCAGCAGGAAGTGAGCAACAGCCCCGATGTTATCAAGCGCATCGGCGTTATCTCCATGAATACCGCCCTTGAAGTCGATATCTTCGGCAACGTGAACAGTTCCCTGGTGGCAGGCTCCGCCATGATGAATGGTATCGGCGGTTCCGCTGATTTTGCCCGCAACTGTCTGCTTGGATTTTTCATGACGCCCTCTGTGGCCAAGAATGGAACCATCAGTTCCGTGGTGCCTTATGTGAGCCATGTGGACCACCCCGATCACGATACCATGATTTTCGTGACGGAGCAGGGCTTGGCTGACCTTCGTGGCCTCCCCGCCGAAGAACGTGCCCGCCTGATTATCAAGAATTGCGCCCATCCCAATTTCAAGGAACCTCTGGCCGATTTCCTGGAATTCAGCCTGAAGCATGCCAAGGGCGTGCATGTGCCGCTGGCTCTTTCCCGGGCTTTCGAAATGCACGAGAAATTCCTGGAAACGGGAAGCATGCTCTAA